One Sporomusaceae bacterium DNA segment encodes these proteins:
- a CDS encoding DUF362 domain-containing protein, producing MKVAAVKVDSYTYEEVERGLNEALGLIGGIERFVAPGDKVLVKPNMLEGLPPEKAVTTHPEVLRALLLAVRAGGAKPFVGDSPGTTGTLKAAEKCGLAAVCRELAVPLVPFDATVDIPYPAGATVQKFALATPFAAADKVISLAKMKTHTFMGITGAAKNMFGFIVGMRKAQFHLRMQARPEFAAMLIDLASLVKPALSIIDGIVGMEGNGPRNGRPVNAGVILAGADCFAVDLVMAEIMGFDPARLPLVALALERGLTPPLAGIELIGSASGVRRKFVPPRSMLTLADRIPGWAAELGRSQLTARPEIGDTCIGCGRCAAHCPPGAMTVVNDKVRIDYDKCIRCYCCQEHCPADAVYLEEGHMLKLAKRFL from the coding sequence ATGAAAGTCGCAGCGGTAAAGGTTGATAGCTATACCTACGAAGAAGTAGAGCGGGGACTGAATGAAGCGCTTGGCCTTATCGGCGGCATAGAACGCTTCGTCGCCCCCGGCGACAAGGTGCTTGTCAAACCGAACATGCTCGAAGGCCTGCCCCCCGAAAAGGCGGTCACCACCCATCCCGAAGTGCTGCGGGCACTGCTCCTGGCCGTCAGAGCGGGCGGCGCCAAGCCTTTCGTCGGCGACTCGCCCGGCACCACCGGCACCCTCAAAGCGGCCGAAAAGTGCGGGCTGGCCGCCGTCTGCCGCGAGCTTGCTGTCCCGCTCGTCCCCTTCGACGCCACCGTCGACATCCCATACCCCGCCGGCGCCACCGTCCAGAAATTCGCCCTCGCCACCCCTTTCGCCGCGGCCGACAAAGTCATCTCCCTCGCCAAGATGAAAACCCACACCTTCATGGGCATTACCGGCGCGGCCAAGAACATGTTTGGCTTCATCGTCGGCATGCGCAAAGCCCAGTTCCATCTGCGCATGCAGGCCCGGCCCGAATTCGCCGCCATGCTCATCGACCTGGCAAGCTTAGTAAAGCCCGCCCTGTCGATCATTGACGGCATTGTCGGCATGGAAGGCAATGGCCCGCGCAACGGCCGCCCGGTTAACGCCGGGGTTATTCTGGCCGGGGCCGACTGCTTCGCCGTCGACCTCGTCATGGCCGAAATCATGGGCTTCGATCCGGCGCGCCTGCCGCTCGTCGCCCTCGCCCTCGAACGCGGCCTCACGCCGCCCCTCGCCGGCATCGAGCTTATCGGCAGCGCCAGCGGCGTAAGGCGGAAATTCGTCCCGCCCCGCAGCATGCTGACCCTCGCCGACCGCATCCCCGGCTGGGCCGCCGAGCTCGGCCGCAGCCAACTCACCGCCCGGCCCGAGATCGGCGATACCTGCATCGGCTGCGGCCGCTGCGCCGCCCACTGCCCGCCAGGTGCCATGACCGTCGTCAACGACAAAGTCCGCATCGACTACGACAAATGCATCCGCTGCTACTGCTGCCAGGAGCATTGTCCGGCAGACGCCGTGTATTTGGAAGAGGGTCATATGCTGAAGCTGGCCAAGCGGTTTTTATAA
- a CDS encoding DUF255 domain-containing protein, with protein sequence MHLCLVPLGDAAFAKAKDEDKPVFLNIGYSSCHWCHFHKS encoded by the coding sequence ATACACCTGTGCCTCGTACCCCTGGGGGACGCAGCCTTTGCCAAGGCCAAAGACGAGGACAAGCCGGTGTTCCTGAACATAGGCTACAGTTCATGCCATTGGTGCCATTTTCATAAAAGCTAA